In Spirosoma aureum, a single genomic region encodes these proteins:
- a CDS encoding SusC/RagA family TonB-linked outer membrane protein — protein MRLSLHRRLRILVCLAVLASMVTTAEARNRFVDKDGHRYIGPQTDSDKTPRRTQPSETTRVRAAITIKGKVIAQEDRISLPGVNISVKGTTTGTTTDADGNYTINVPSQESTLIFSFLGYIPQEIPVGNQTTINVTLAVDSKVLNEVVVTALGFKEEKDRLGSTLSTVKAEDIKRSGETGVINGLAGKAAGVLISRSTGDPGAGSYIQIRGQNTITGSNQPLIIIDGIPISNSTSGDSRSGVAQQSRLNDINPEDIATMQVLKGASAAGLWGSRAANGVIVITTKRGATDNKLNVNFSSTVSFDKVNVLHPLQEAYGQGSGGVYNATTQYSWGDKIANRTGGEDVVNMNGARFESYQGKTFYPIITKNSKEIYNDARRDAIFRTGTYYDNNISLSGGNDKGNFYLSLGNLNQKGIFAGQSDYKRNSVRFNSTRQFNNIVRASTNANFIRTTSNRIQKGDNTSGLYIGMLRSSPDFDSRYWKGSYFASPTAAAIRNRQRSYRNYLGASANPSYNDPLWTINELTNLSEVDRLIMNSELVITPKDWFSITARGGLDTYNDRRVTTNPVSSVVNSGAGQYEQQIIKETELNLDVIGRASKDFGENLTSTLIVGFNVNDRKYNSLGGLMNNFILEEAPANFANSTAANNYPYNTESHRRTARLYSTLNLGLFNQLYVNGSLASESGSTFGSASKSTFYYPSTDVAWQFSQLPIFRGSPLSFGKLRASYGIVGIQPEPYRNTTPYITASFTSWATTLTGSGYGGAYVESATQGDPNLLPERKTEWEIGADFRLFKNKLSIGYTYYQNHIRDLLLQVSSAGSTGYSQKYTNAGSMENKGMEVDFNLNLLQKEDFQWNVFANWSRNRNRVTDLGGTDIITFTGGALSTVAHVGDALSAFYGGVYQRKANGTMDLTETGFPKLGTTLGIVGDPNPDWRGGFGTNLSYKKLSLNVLFETFQGGDFYEGTRGVLVNFGTYADVGNEVTLAQDMYNYAGTLFKAGTTLRGNVANYGGGPVLLDQSFYTSLGGHSGQLTEQFVRDGSWTRIREITLGYQLSTPGFRKKTKLESVNFSLTARNPVLWTKVVGIDPETNVSGVGNARGVDYFNNPSTKSLVFSLRINY, from the coding sequence ATGAGATTATCGCTACACAGGAGACTGCGGATCTTGGTTTGTCTGGCGGTCCTGGCGTCGATGGTAACGACAGCCGAGGCACGGAACCGATTCGTTGACAAAGACGGCCACAGGTATATCGGCCCGCAAACTGATTCCGATAAAACACCCCGACGAACACAACCCTCTGAAACCACCAGGGTACGGGCAGCCATTACGATCAAAGGGAAAGTAATTGCTCAGGAGGATCGGATTTCGTTGCCAGGCGTCAATATTTCGGTGAAAGGTACTACAACCGGAACCACCACCGATGCCGATGGAAATTATACGATCAACGTTCCTTCTCAGGAAAGCACGCTGATTTTTTCGTTTCTGGGCTACATCCCTCAGGAAATTCCGGTCGGTAATCAAACGACCATCAACGTGACGCTGGCCGTAGATTCTAAAGTGCTGAACGAAGTGGTCGTTACCGCTTTAGGGTTTAAAGAAGAAAAAGATCGGCTGGGCTCTACCCTATCGACCGTCAAAGCCGAAGACATCAAACGCTCCGGCGAAACGGGGGTTATCAACGGGTTGGCGGGTAAAGCTGCGGGTGTATTGATTTCCCGTTCGACGGGCGATCCAGGTGCCGGTTCGTATATCCAGATCCGGGGCCAAAATACGATTACGGGCTCGAACCAACCGCTGATTATTATTGATGGCATACCGATCAGCAACAGTACCAGTGGTGATTCGCGCTCGGGTGTAGCGCAACAGTCGCGCCTGAATGACATCAATCCGGAAGATATTGCCACCATGCAGGTGCTAAAAGGTGCTTCGGCAGCGGGCTTGTGGGGCTCCCGTGCTGCCAATGGCGTTATTGTCATTACGACAAAACGGGGGGCAACGGACAATAAACTGAATGTCAATTTTAGCTCCACGGTTTCCTTCGACAAAGTCAACGTGTTGCATCCGCTGCAGGAAGCTTATGGTCAGGGCTCCGGTGGAGTTTACAATGCGACCACCCAATATTCCTGGGGCGACAAAATCGCCAATCGTACGGGTGGTGAAGACGTTGTGAACATGAACGGTGCCCGTTTTGAGTCGTATCAGGGAAAAACGTTTTACCCGATCATCACAAAAAACTCCAAAGAGATATACAACGATGCGCGCCGGGATGCCATTTTCCGAACTGGTACTTATTACGACAACAACATCAGCCTGAGTGGCGGGAATGATAAGGGCAACTTTTACCTAAGTCTGGGCAATCTGAATCAGAAAGGAATTTTTGCGGGGCAAAGCGATTACAAGCGAAATTCGGTTCGATTCAATTCCACCCGCCAGTTCAATAACATCGTTCGGGCGTCAACGAACGCCAACTTTATCCGCACAACGTCTAACCGGATTCAGAAAGGCGATAACACAAGTGGTCTTTATATTGGTATGCTGCGGTCGTCCCCCGATTTCGACAGCCGCTACTGGAAAGGAAGCTACTTCGCATCGCCTACCGCAGCCGCCATTCGGAATCGCCAGCGGTCGTATCGGAATTATCTGGGCGCTTCAGCGAATCCAAGCTATAACGATCCGCTCTGGACCATCAATGAGTTGACTAACTTGTCTGAAGTCGATCGGTTGATCATGAATTCGGAATTAGTAATCACGCCGAAAGATTGGTTCAGTATTACGGCTCGGGGTGGTCTGGATACGTATAACGACCGCCGGGTAACCACCAACCCCGTGTCTTCGGTCGTCAACTCGGGAGCGGGTCAGTATGAGCAGCAAATCATCAAGGAAACCGAGCTGAATCTGGATGTGATTGGTCGCGCCAGCAAAGATTTTGGCGAAAATCTGACAAGCACGCTGATCGTTGGGTTCAATGTCAATGATCGCAAGTACAACAGCTTAGGGGGCTTGATGAACAACTTTATTCTGGAAGAAGCTCCCGCCAACTTTGCCAACTCCACCGCAGCCAACAATTATCCGTACAATACAGAATCGCACCGCCGGACGGCTCGACTGTATTCTACCCTGAATCTGGGATTATTTAACCAGCTGTACGTCAACGGGTCTCTTGCCAGCGAGTCAGGATCAACATTCGGAAGTGCTTCTAAATCGACGTTCTATTATCCATCCACCGACGTGGCCTGGCAGTTCAGTCAATTACCTATTTTCCGGGGCAGTCCGCTGTCGTTTGGTAAACTGCGGGCTTCATACGGCATTGTAGGTATCCAGCCTGAGCCGTACCGAAATACGACACCCTACATAACTGCGTCCTTCACCAGTTGGGCAACTACGCTGACCGGTTCAGGCTATGGTGGCGCTTACGTAGAAAGCGCTACCCAGGGCGATCCGAACCTGTTGCCTGAGCGCAAAACTGAGTGGGAAATCGGCGCTGATTTCCGGCTATTCAAAAATAAGCTCTCCATTGGCTACACCTATTACCAAAACCACATTCGGGATTTGCTGCTTCAGGTATCGTCGGCTGGCTCGACTGGATACAGCCAGAAATACACCAACGCTGGTAGTATGGAAAACAAGGGAATGGAGGTCGACTTCAACCTGAACCTATTGCAGAAAGAGGATTTCCAGTGGAATGTTTTTGCGAACTGGAGTCGTAACCGCAACCGGGTGACTGATTTAGGAGGTACCGACATTATCACCTTTACGGGTGGAGCCCTGAGTACGGTTGCGCACGTAGGCGACGCGCTTTCGGCTTTTTATGGTGGGGTATACCAGCGCAAAGCCAATGGCACGATGGATCTGACAGAAACCGGTTTTCCAAAGTTAGGCACAACGCTGGGCATTGTGGGCGATCCGAACCCCGATTGGCGCGGTGGCTTCGGTACGAACCTCTCCTACAAAAAACTGTCGCTGAATGTCCTGTTTGAAACTTTTCAGGGTGGCGATTTTTACGAGGGAACGCGCGGGGTATTGGTCAATTTTGGCACTTACGCTGATGTTGGCAATGAAGTGACACTGGCGCAGGATATGTACAACTACGCCGGAACCCTGTTCAAGGCAGGAACGACGCTGCGCGGCAACGTTGCCAATTACGGCGGAGGACCGGTTCTGCTCGATCAGTCGTTTTATACATCACTGGGAGGCCACTCGGGTCAGCTAACCGAACAGTTCGTTCGAGATGGCAGCTGGACACGGATTCGTGAAATCACTCTTGGCTATCAGTTAAGCACACCGGGTTTCCGCAAGAAAACGAAGCTGGAATCCGTCAATTTTTCCCTTACTGCCCGGAACCCTGTTCTCTGGACTAAAGTGGTGGGTATTGACCCCGAAACCAACGTATCGGGAGTTGGGAATGCTCGTGGGGTGGATTACTTCAATAATCCCAGTACAAAATCCCTGGTCTTCAGCCTGCGAATCAACTACTAA
- a CDS encoding response regulator — protein MSFNPTKGGLLVVEDNLELWLLLKDALSLSLPEIEVVHASTAQVTLRYLYCIGDEEYLPQLILQDLYLPKRSDGIGLLNQLKQLDSPYWQIPVAIMSAFSDPDDIVDVYHLGADTYLVKPTSMDEWIACLRGLRSYWNV, from the coding sequence ATGAGCTTTAATCCAACTAAGGGAGGCTTACTGGTTGTCGAAGACAATCTGGAGCTGTGGTTGCTACTGAAAGACGCTTTATCCCTGTCCTTACCGGAGATAGAGGTTGTTCATGCCTCTACAGCCCAGGTCACCTTGCGGTATTTATACTGTATTGGTGATGAAGAATATTTACCCCAGCTGATTTTACAAGACTTATACCTGCCGAAGAGGAGTGATGGCATAGGCTTACTAAATCAGCTCAAGCAACTCGATTCACCCTACTGGCAGATTCCGGTTGCAATTATGAGTGCATTTAGCGATCCGGATGATATTGTCGATGTGTACCATTTAGGGGCCGATACGTATCTGGTTAAGCCCACGAGTATGGATGAGTGGATAGCCTGCCTACGCGGCCTGCGTAGTTATTGGAACGTATAG
- a CDS encoding SusC/RagA family TonB-linked outer membrane protein, translating to MIKKLLINLLLILLNIMSIAYAQERVITGRVTSSDDGGPLPGASITVKGTTRGTTADASGNFSLAVSGKPTLVVSSIGFARMEVEVGSRSSIAVQLQSSDSELEEVIVTGYGGVLSKREVTGAVSKIKGGEIQNVPSQSVDRAMQGRIAGVQISSANGAPGGAMQVRIRGVGSITAGNEPLYIVDGVQLNTQNTNSFASSNPLNFLNPNDVESIEVLKDAAAASIYGSQAANGVVIISTKKGKAGRTQIKFNHYQGVVEPIKYFDVLNSQDWVNMRTEAFMNANPTQNRTWALQQVLGILRYNTANLGEGQLQGIVDTLKTYDWQRAAMRSGRVENYEVSLSGGSDRNTFHWSSSYNTQDANVIAVNFKRFTSSLRLGQKLSEKLHFEESLNLSTTTQGGQYASPNGGGFLGSAAFGGPLMVPSNAIYNADGTYANTPATGNAVGVLSHNFILSANLAKIAAVTNQLIGTMALTYKITPQLIFRPTVNLDYRLIKGSYYADPRIQDAYSVQGRSQFQNDENVNFLTNATLTYGHQFGSHSFNALAGVEYRSDTRNTTSGSATGFPTSDFQYISAAANYTAMSSSWTGYRRASVFGKVDYNYSSRYFLSLIGRYDGSSRFGANNLFGFFPSVSASWLVSDESFLKGNNVLTELKVRASFGSTGNDQIGNFDSRGLYTGGANYNGGSGIYANSLANPNLKWERNTELAAGLEYGLWNNRIRGQFDVYDRTSNDLLLQRQVPNTSGFTTITFNAGQLKNRGFETEITVDVLRNSALRWETSFNFSVIDNKVTKLYDGISPQANKDSLILLAAAVQAGNTTTTRNFIVGKPVYANYVPLYAGVNPATGRAMWYDQNGNIVYTYQTPRDSKYAGSDFANIYGGFRNQISYKGLELTAFFQYEFGRRANNSQGLSLIDDGTRNVNTLVSTYENRWLAPGQITDVPRPYNGGAEVLGSSYVSSTSRTIEDASYIRLKQVQLAYTVPKAILTRTKVIQNIRLYAVATNLVTWTKWTGYDPEFLNFGSGNTGAIPQSKTYTFGIEVGF from the coding sequence ATGATTAAAAAACTACTCATCAACCTCTTACTGATACTGCTGAATATAATGAGCATAGCGTATGCTCAGGAGCGCGTCATTACAGGACGCGTAACATCCAGCGATGACGGCGGCCCATTACCAGGGGCCAGTATAACGGTTAAAGGAACAACACGGGGTACCACAGCTGATGCCAGTGGTAATTTTAGTTTAGCGGTATCGGGCAAACCCACGCTGGTGGTTTCATCGATTGGCTTTGCCCGGATGGAAGTTGAAGTGGGAAGCCGCAGCAGCATTGCGGTGCAATTGCAGAGTTCCGATAGTGAACTCGAAGAAGTAATCGTTACGGGGTATGGGGGTGTGCTAAGCAAACGGGAAGTAACCGGGGCTGTCTCTAAAATCAAAGGGGGCGAAATTCAGAACGTACCCTCGCAAAGTGTTGACCGGGCCATGCAAGGGCGTATAGCCGGTGTACAGATTTCATCGGCCAATGGCGCTCCTGGTGGTGCCATGCAGGTGCGTATTCGGGGAGTAGGGTCGATTACGGCGGGTAATGAACCGCTCTATATCGTCGATGGTGTACAGCTTAACACCCAAAACACAAACAGCTTCGCCAGTTCCAATCCACTTAATTTTCTTAATCCGAATGATGTTGAATCCATCGAGGTATTAAAGGATGCTGCGGCTGCGTCTATCTATGGTTCACAGGCTGCCAATGGGGTCGTTATCATCTCGACCAAGAAAGGGAAAGCCGGTCGGACGCAGATCAAGTTTAACCATTATCAGGGTGTTGTTGAGCCGATCAAGTACTTCGACGTACTTAACTCTCAGGATTGGGTAAACATGCGGACAGAGGCATTTATGAATGCAAACCCAACGCAAAATCGGACTTGGGCCCTGCAACAGGTGCTGGGTATTCTGCGCTATAACACAGCCAATCTGGGTGAAGGTCAGTTACAGGGTATTGTCGATACGCTGAAGACCTATGACTGGCAGCGAGCCGCTATGCGGAGCGGTCGGGTTGAGAATTATGAAGTTTCGCTGTCGGGTGGTAGCGATCGCAATACATTCCATTGGTCGTCATCTTATAATACGCAGGATGCCAACGTCATCGCGGTCAATTTCAAGCGTTTTACCTCTAGCCTGCGGCTGGGTCAGAAACTATCGGAAAAATTACACTTTGAGGAGTCACTTAACCTAAGCACAACAACACAGGGCGGACAGTATGCATCACCCAATGGAGGGGGCTTTCTGGGCTCGGCCGCTTTTGGGGGACCGCTGATGGTGCCTTCCAATGCCATTTACAATGCCGATGGAACGTATGCCAATACACCCGCTACTGGCAATGCCGTTGGGGTACTTAGTCATAATTTTATTCTGTCAGCTAATCTGGCCAAAATTGCCGCTGTCACCAATCAGCTGATTGGCACAATGGCCCTCACGTATAAAATAACTCCTCAATTAATATTCCGGCCGACGGTCAATCTGGATTATCGTCTCATAAAAGGTAGTTATTACGCAGATCCTCGTATTCAGGATGCGTATAGTGTGCAGGGACGCTCCCAGTTTCAAAATGACGAGAACGTAAACTTTCTCACCAATGCTACCCTGACTTACGGGCATCAGTTTGGTAGCCACTCCTTTAATGCACTGGCGGGGGTCGAGTACCGGAGCGATACCCGAAATACAACGAGTGGATCGGCTACTGGATTCCCAACATCCGACTTCCAGTATATTTCGGCAGCTGCCAACTATACCGCCATGTCGAGCTCCTGGACGGGTTATCGTCGGGCATCCGTGTTTGGGAAGGTTGATTACAACTACAGTAGCCGGTATTTCTTGTCGCTTATTGGCCGCTACGATGGGTCTTCCCGCTTTGGCGCTAACAATCTTTTTGGTTTCTTCCCCTCTGTTTCGGCGAGCTGGCTGGTTTCTGATGAGAGTTTCCTGAAAGGGAATAATGTGTTGACCGAATTGAAAGTGAGAGCCAGTTTTGGATCGACAGGGAACGACCAGATTGGCAACTTCGACTCAAGAGGTTTGTATACGGGTGGAGCGAACTATAACGGTGGTAGTGGTATTTATGCCAATAGTCTTGCCAATCCCAATCTGAAATGGGAACGCAACACCGAACTGGCTGCCGGACTGGAATACGGATTATGGAATAACCGGATTCGTGGTCAGTTTGACGTATACGATCGTACCAGCAACGATTTATTGTTACAGCGTCAGGTTCCCAATACCAGTGGCTTCACCACAATTACCTTCAATGCAGGTCAGTTGAAAAACCGGGGTTTTGAAACAGAGATTACCGTTGATGTGCTTAGAAACTCAGCCCTTCGCTGGGAGACTAGTTTCAACTTCTCGGTTATCGACAATAAGGTTACCAAACTGTATGATGGTATATCGCCCCAGGCCAATAAAGACAGCCTTATTTTGTTAGCTGCTGCCGTTCAGGCAGGTAACACGACGACTACCCGGAATTTCATCGTCGGCAAGCCTGTTTACGCGAACTATGTGCCGTTGTATGCGGGTGTAAACCCTGCAACAGGTCGCGCTATGTGGTATGACCAGAATGGCAACATCGTTTATACCTACCAGACTCCACGCGATTCGAAATACGCCGGATCCGATTTTGCGAACATCTACGGTGGATTTCGAAACCAGATCTCGTATAAAGGACTTGAACTGACCGCGTTCTTTCAGTATGAGTTTGGTCGCCGGGCAAACAACTCTCAAGGACTTTCTCTGATCGATGATGGAACCCGAAATGTAAACACGCTGGTATCGACGTACGAGAATCGCTGGCTCGCACCCGGCCAGATCACTGATGTTCCCCGGCCGTATAATGGAGGAGCCGAAGTATTGGGTTCATCGTATGTTTCCAGTACGAGCCGTACCATTGAAGATGCTTCCTACATCCGCTTAAAGCAGGTGCAGCTAGCCTATACTGTACCGAAAGCGATCCTTACCCGTACAAAGGTGATTCAGAATATCCGCCTTTACGCTGTGGCCACCAACCTGGTTACCTGGACGAAATGGACCGGCTACGACCCCGAATTCCTGAACTTCGGATCAGGTAATACGGGTGCTATTCCCCAGTCAAAGACGTACACATTTGGGATTGAGGTAGGTTTCTAA
- a CDS encoding DUF1905 domain-containing protein, with amino-acid sequence MRFRATVQSHGKTATGIQVPDEVVISLGAGKRPPVLVTINGYTYRSSIAVMAGKFMIGVSAEIGRGLALWLGMKSTSASKWILSRGRLFLPPILL; translated from the coding sequence ATGCGATTCCGTGCTACAGTTCAGTCTCATGGTAAAACGGCTACGGGCATTCAGGTGCCAGATGAAGTCGTGATCAGTCTGGGCGCTGGTAAACGCCCGCCAGTGCTGGTTACCATCAATGGCTATACCTACCGAAGTAGTATCGCTGTAATGGCAGGAAAATTCATGATAGGCGTTAGTGCCGAAATCGGAAGGGGGCTGGCGTTATGGCTGGGGATGAAGTCGACATCAGCATCGAAGTGGATACTGAGTCGCGGGAGGTTATTCTTACCTCCGATTTTGCTGTAG
- a CDS encoding ABC transporter ATP-binding protein — protein sequence MLTINGFKKSYNATTVLHIDQLEIDAGIYWIRGENGSGKSTFLKALAGAIAFEGDVLLHPQISLKKQAVAYRKRVNFAEAEPIFPDFLTGLELIQLFSSAKGGSKKQQNEYIERMNIELFVNDPLRTYSSGMLKKLSLVMSFIGNPTLILLDEPLITLDTDALSTLYSWIGEINRQQGVNFLLSSHQTLESEQLPVLKEMLVEQQTIKYA from the coding sequence ATGCTGACAATCAACGGTTTTAAAAAATCCTATAATGCAACTACTGTCCTTCACATCGATCAGTTGGAGATTGATGCCGGGATTTATTGGATTAGAGGTGAAAACGGGTCGGGAAAAAGTACATTCTTAAAAGCACTTGCCGGAGCTATCGCCTTCGAGGGCGATGTGCTACTTCATCCTCAGATCAGCCTTAAAAAGCAGGCTGTAGCGTACCGAAAACGAGTGAATTTCGCGGAGGCCGAACCTATTTTCCCTGACTTCTTAACGGGCCTGGAACTCATCCAGTTGTTTAGCTCAGCAAAAGGAGGTTCAAAAAAACAGCAGAATGAGTACATAGAACGTATGAATATTGAGTTGTTTGTCAATGATCCGCTACGAACCTATTCGAGTGGTATGCTCAAGAAGCTTTCCCTGGTCATGTCTTTTATAGGCAATCCTACCCTCATTTTATTGGATGAACCGCTAATTACCCTGGATACAGATGCTTTATCGACCCTTTATTCCTGGATCGGCGAAATAAATCGTCAACAGGGGGTCAATTTCCTTCTATCGTCTCACCAAACACTGGAAAGCGAGCAGTTGCCTGTTCTCAAAGAAATGCTCGTGGAGCAGCAAACAATCAAATACGCCTGA
- a CDS encoding SusD/RagB family nutrient-binding outer membrane lipoprotein has translation MKLRYKAIFAVLIGLASSSCESLVSDMNQDPNNPTDASADYLFTGTEIAHIAAQEGMASRLTIVWTGYGFGSFQQFGTWGQYQITAANFDDDWNLFYTGVNKNAVRTLDKANQLGNRVMAGITKIIQAHSAGTVTELWGDAPFTETANTITYKNPHFETQAEMIPKLIAQLNDGIADLESGIGTVGTKDIFFSGDITKWKQVANTLKARLYLDLKQYNEAYTAATAGVSTYANSMYATHGTTASVNENQNYSFLTNIRAGSITAEGAYNAELLNPAKAATYRGNAKTNETARFKFYYLENGVNAPGVIEPNTLTTTANRGFFARDASFPLVTYQENILTLAEMALRSGKGVDVALAHLNAYRSFLNGGGYLHATYKVAGTYKYDPYVAADFAAGGIENKDGLPADKALLREILEERYVTFYGQHIGWDDERRARAEGLGVKLKPNNGSQLPGRFIYSQNELNSNPNSPRSAPSLFDAVSIYK, from the coding sequence ATGAAACTACGCTATAAAGCCATTTTTGCTGTACTAATCGGTCTGGCTTCGTCATCCTGCGAGTCGCTGGTGTCCGACATGAACCAGGACCCAAACAATCCAACCGACGCGTCAGCCGACTATCTATTTACGGGCACTGAGATAGCGCACATTGCGGCTCAGGAAGGCATGGCCAGCCGACTCACCATTGTCTGGACGGGCTACGGATTCGGTAGTTTCCAGCAGTTCGGCACCTGGGGACAGTACCAGATCACAGCTGCTAATTTTGACGACGACTGGAACCTCTTCTATACCGGCGTCAACAAAAATGCGGTACGAACCCTCGACAAAGCGAATCAGCTGGGCAACCGCGTTATGGCGGGGATCACCAAAATCATTCAGGCGCACAGCGCCGGTACAGTCACTGAGCTTTGGGGTGATGCACCCTTTACCGAAACGGCGAATACGATCACCTACAAAAATCCCCATTTCGAGACACAGGCGGAGATGATTCCGAAGCTCATTGCGCAGCTCAATGATGGCATTGCGGATCTGGAATCGGGAATTGGAACCGTCGGCACCAAAGACATCTTCTTTAGTGGTGATATCACGAAGTGGAAGCAGGTTGCCAATACGCTGAAAGCCCGTCTTTACCTCGATTTAAAACAGTACAATGAGGCTTACACGGCGGCTACGGCGGGCGTCAGTACGTACGCAAACTCCATGTATGCCACACATGGCACAACGGCCAGCGTGAATGAAAATCAGAATTACAGTTTCCTGACCAACATTCGGGCGGGCAGTATAACCGCCGAAGGTGCTTATAATGCGGAACTGCTGAACCCAGCCAAAGCGGCTACCTATCGCGGAAATGCCAAAACGAACGAAACGGCCCGCTTCAAATTTTACTACCTTGAAAATGGGGTCAATGCACCGGGTGTAATTGAACCAAATACGCTGACAACGACCGCTAACCGTGGTTTTTTTGCACGGGATGCCAGTTTTCCGCTCGTAACTTATCAGGAGAACATTCTGACCCTGGCTGAAATGGCCCTGCGTTCGGGAAAGGGAGTTGACGTGGCTCTCGCTCACCTGAATGCGTATCGGAGCTTCCTCAATGGGGGCGGATACCTGCACGCGACCTATAAAGTGGCGGGCACCTACAAATATGACCCCTACGTTGCCGCTGATTTTGCTGCTGGCGGTATCGAAAACAAAGATGGCCTCCCGGCTGATAAGGCTCTGCTGCGGGAAATTCTGGAAGAGCGGTATGTCACCTTCTACGGTCAGCACATTGGCTGGGACGATGAGCGTCGCGCCCGCGCCGAGGGATTAGGCGTTAAGCTTAAACCCAATAACGGCAGTCAGCTTCCGGGCCGTTTCATTTACTCCCAGAATGAACTGAATTCAAACCCCAATAGCCCCCGTTCAGCACCAAGTTTGTTTGATGCGGTATCCATCTATAAGTAG
- a CDS encoding YdeI/OmpD-associated family protein: MAGDEVDISIEVDTESREVILTSDFAVALTENAQAKVFFEQLSFSNQCRHVLLIEQAKSIETRQRRIVASVAMLQEGKA, encoded by the coding sequence ATGGCTGGGGATGAAGTCGACATCAGCATCGAAGTGGATACTGAGTCGCGGGAGGTTATTCTTACCTCCGATTTTGCTGTAGCTTTAACTGAAAATGCGCAGGCCAAGGTATTTTTTGAGCAACTCTCCTTTAGTAATCAATGTCGTCACGTGCTCCTGATTGAGCAAGCAAAGAGCATTGAAACCCGACAACGCCGGATCGTAGCATCGGTAGCCATGCTGCAAGAGGGAAAAGCCTAG
- a CDS encoding DUF1801 domain-containing protein: protein MAKNKTTENENSVEDYLNAIPEEKKRKDCSELIKQITTRTGLTPKMWGTGIVGFGSYHYSYESGHEGDAPLTGLASRSTGITLYLATSFDRKQELLQQLGKHKAGKGCIYIQKLDDIDMDIVSQLILDSIDHIRNQFNNS from the coding sequence ATGGCAAAAAACAAAACGACCGAAAATGAGAATAGCGTAGAGGATTATCTGAACGCTATTCCTGAGGAGAAAAAACGCAAAGACTGTTCTGAGCTTATTAAGCAAATTACGACACGAACAGGACTTACTCCTAAAATGTGGGGTACCGGAATAGTCGGCTTCGGCAGCTATCATTATAGCTACGAAAGCGGGCACGAAGGCGATGCCCCGCTAACCGGGCTGGCTTCCAGATCAACTGGAATAACCTTATACCTGGCTACCAGTTTCGACCGAAAACAGGAATTACTACAACAATTAGGCAAACACAAAGCAGGGAAAGGGTGTATTTACATTCAGAAACTGGACGATATTGACATGGATATAGTGAGCCAGTTGATCCTCGACTCTATTGATCACATCAGAAATCAGTTTAACAACAGTTGA